DNA from Globicephala melas chromosome 11, mGloMel1.2, whole genome shotgun sequence:
CCCTGCAGCCCTTCCGAGCCCCGCCCGGAGCCTGCGGGTGTCTGCGTCCCCGCCTCCTTGCCTGTCGCTTGGCGGGTGGGTTCCTCGCGGGTGGGGGCCCCGTGCCAGCCCTCCACTGGTGGCCCCGCCCCGCAGGTCTCCCGCCAGTGCACCTGGCAGCTAACGCCACCCGCGGCGCTGTGCGCCTGCACCCGCGCTACCCAACGTCCGTTTGTCTCCGCATCCGGAGCCGGGGGTCTGTCTGTCCCCCTGGCAGGCGGACTGAGCAGGGCAAGCGTCAGAGCTACGtgcggcggggcgggcggggtgggggcggcgCAGAGCGCGGCGGCCGCGGCGAGGGAGGCGGGGAGGCGCGGCGCGCCGGGGACAGCGGCGGACGGCGGCGGCGGCatgcggcttctcccgttgccCATCGTGGGCTGATACGCCCGCAGCACCGGCGGGAGGCGCGGCGGCCGGCGAGCCGAGGGCGCAGCCAGCCGGGCAGACCGCGGACAGCGGTCGGGACGCCGCGCCATGGGTCGAGCCGAGGGCGGGGTCCCGGGTCGGgggccgccgccgctgctgctgcttctggggGCCACGCTGGTCCTCGCCACTGGGGCCGCACCGGGTAGGTACCGACGGCGACCGGGACCCCAGCAGCTCTCGCGCCCCACCCTGAGTCAGGGTCCCACTGGCTTCGGGTACAGGCGGAGTCCGCGAGCTGTGGCAAGGGGGCGGGGCAGCGCCTTGCCTGCAGCCCGGGCGGGGGAAGGGGCGCACGACGAGATGGGAGACTTGGGGGAGGCCGAGTGGTGGGTGGCGGCCCCTACTCTGGTGTGCGGACCCAGGTGTTGGCTGGGGAAGGGGTCTGGTGGGCGGAGCCTGAGGGTGAGACTTCGGGGCGGGACCTGGAGGTGATGGGGGGGCGAGAGGATGAGAGTTCGGGGCGGGGCCCTAAGGGTGCGACTCCTGGGCGGGGCCTAGAGGTGGAATGGAGCCCCGAGGGTAAGATTTATGCCAGGAGCTGGAGTCGGGGGCCTCCCTGGTTAGACTGCGGGTGGTGTAGGGGGCGGGGCCTTACActtgggggcggggcctgagcgAGGAAACGTTTGGCTGGGTGTGTTCCCTGGCTTATGGGGCGGGCTCGGGGCGGGACTTAACGATGGGGCGTGGCCTTGGGAAATCTTGAAGCTGAGGCTTAGGGCTGGCGGGGGTCTGGGAGAGCAgccgcggcggggcggggcgcagCCCAAGGCCCTACCACGGCCGCTGCCCTGACGCcaggcccctctccctccctcccacagtgCGTGAGGCGGGCAGAGCCGTCGAGGCAGACAGGCAGGTGAAGAGAGTCCTGGCATGGGAGCCGCGTGCTAACGACACGCGGGAGAAGGCCGGCCCACCAGCAGCTGGGGAAGATGAGACCTCTCGGACTGCGCCCGGCGGCGAGCATGCGGTGGTGGGCCCTGGGGTCGGGCCAGAGGAGGCTCTGGAGGCATCGGCGGCAGTGACAGACACAACCTGGCTGGAGGCGGACAACCCAGGCCTGGGCGGAGTGACGGCAGAGGCGGGCAGCGGCGACACCCAGGCCCTTCCAGCCACGCTCCCGGCTCCCGACGAGGCCCTCGGGCAGTCATCGACGCCCCCCGCCACCCCCGAGGCTACAGAGGCCAACGGGCCACTCTCCCCCACTCCTGGCGACAAGCTGAGCCCAGACCCTGAACTCCCCAAGGAGAGCCCCTTGGAGGTTTGGCTGAACCTGGGAGGCAGCACACCTGACCCTCATGGGCCAGAGCCCACGTACCCCTTTCAGGGCACACTAGAGCCCCACACGGCgtcagatataattgacatcgACTACTTCGAAGGATTGGATGGTGAGGGCCGTGGCGCCGACCTGGGgagcttccctgggtctccaggtaCCTCAGAGCACCACCCTGATCCTGGGGAAGAGACCCCTTCCTGGAGCCTGCTTGATTTATACGATGACTTCACCCCCTTTGATGAATCTGATTTCTACCCTACCACATCCTTCTATGATGACTTggatgaagaagaggaggaagaggaggatgacaAGGACGCAGCAGGAGGCagagacctggaagatgaaaatgaaaatgacctTCTAGTGCCCACTGAGAAACCTGGTCTGGGGCCCGGGACAGGCCAGCCCACCGGTCGGTGGCATGCTGTCCCTCCACAGCATACTCTGGGGATGGTCCCCGGCAGCAGCATCGCCCTCAGGCCCCGCCCAAGAGAGCCAGGCAGGGACCTGGCCCCAAGCGAGAATGTCACTGAGTGCCGCAGTGGCTTTGTGCGACATAACGGCTCCTGCCGGTCAGTGTGCGACCTCTTCCCAAGTTACTGTCACAATGGCGGCCAGTGCTACCTGGTGGAGAACATAGGGGC
Protein-coding regions in this window:
- the CSPG5 gene encoding chondroitin sulfate proteoglycan 5, which codes for MGRAEGGVPGRGPPPLLLLLGATLVLATGAAPVREAGRAVEADRQVKRVLAWEPRANDTREKAGPPAAGEDETSRTAPGGEHAVVGPGVGPEEALEASAAVTDTTWLEADNPGLGGVTAEAGSGDTQALPATLPAPDEALGQSSTPPATPEATEANGPLSPTPGDKLSPDPELPKESPLEVWLNLGGSTPDPHGPEPTYPFQGTLEPHTASDIIDIDYFEGLDGEGRGADLGSFPGSPGTSEHHPDPGEETPSWSLLDLYDDFTPFDESDFYPTTSFYDDLDEEEEEEEDDKDAAGGRDLEDENENDLLVPTEKPGLGPGTGQPTGRWHAVPPQHTLGMVPGSSIALRPRPREPGRDLAPSENVTECRSGFVRHNGSCRSVCDLFPSYCHNGGQCYLVENIGAFCRCNTQDYIWHKGMRCESIITDFQVMCVAVGSAALVLLLLFMMTVFFAKKLYLLKTENTKLRRTNKFRTPSELHNDNFSLSTIAEGSHPNDDSSAPHKIQEALKSCLKEEEPFNIQNSMSPKLEGGKGDQADLEVNCLQNNLT